One Candidatus Paceibacterota bacterium genomic region harbors:
- a CDS encoding zeta toxin family protein has translation MKRHSKELVRRFASLDEYQTDVKLITIFMAGSPGAGKTEVARRLAEKFIKKPILIDADEIRKLCPGYNGTNAHIFQRAANKGVNTLYDYVLHKSLNAIVDGTFAYADSTKNITRSLERNRKVEIYFVYQEPFQAWEFTKKRETLEGRRVSKETFIRGFFMAQENVNKAKADFGNKIELNLVIKNNDNAIESLELNIDKIDYFLATKYTKEQLIEILV, from the coding sequence ATTAAGCGACACTCAAAAGAACTTGTCAGGCGGTTCGCAAGTCTCGATGAATATCAGACCGACGTAAAGCTTATAACGATTTTTATGGCCGGATCTCCGGGCGCGGGTAAAACCGAAGTTGCTCGGCGACTAGCCGAGAAGTTTATCAAAAAGCCAATCCTGATTGATGCAGACGAGATCAGAAAGCTCTGCCCGGGCTACAATGGTACGAACGCTCATATTTTTCAAAGAGCGGCGAACAAAGGAGTCAATACATTATACGATTATGTGTTGCATAAAAGCCTGAACGCAATTGTCGACGGCACATTTGCCTATGCCGATTCAACTAAAAATATCACCCGCTCGCTTGAGCGAAATAGAAAAGTAGAAATCTACTTTGTTTACCAAGAACCTTTCCAAGCATGGGAATTCACAAAGAAAAGAGAGACACTTGAAGGGAGGAGAGTGTCAAAAGAAACGTTTATTCGCGGGTTCTTTATGGCTCAAGAAAATGTTAATAAGGCTAAAGCCGATTTTGGTAATAAAATAGAGCTTAACCTCGTAATTAAGAATAACGACAATGCAATCGAAAGCCTGGAGTTAAATATCGACAAAATTGACTACTTCTTGGCAACAAAGTATACTAAAGAGCAACTAATCGAAATCCTTGTATGA
- a CDS encoding NYN domain-containing protein, which translates to MKRINIYIDGNNLYRGAKELGFEIDYKKFRGWLRQKYNPAHCYLFIGLVPDRAKFYEYLQICGFVLIFKQTITFEGLVKGNCDAELVLKAVSDFYTKAYDSAVLVTGDGDFGCLVEFLQNESALGGVVAPNKGKCSILLKNKNINLLFLNEQYHKFQRKRV; encoded by the coding sequence GTGAAGAGAATAAATATTTATATTGACGGGAATAACCTCTATCGCGGAGCAAAAGAGCTGGGATTTGAGATCGATTATAAGAAATTTCGCGGTTGGTTACGGCAGAAGTATAATCCCGCACATTGCTATCTGTTTATAGGACTCGTTCCTGACCGAGCGAAATTTTACGAATATTTGCAGATATGTGGCTTTGTTCTTATTTTCAAACAAACCATAACATTTGAGGGTCTAGTGAAAGGGAACTGCGATGCCGAATTGGTGCTTAAGGCCGTCTCTGATTTTTATACTAAAGCGTATGATTCGGCCGTGCTTGTTACCGGCGATGGCGACTTCGGCTGTCTGGTGGAATTCTTACAAAATGAATCAGCGCTCGGCGGAGTTGTTGCGCCCAATAAAGGCAAGTGCTCTATCCTCCTCAAAAACAAGAATATAAACCTGCTTTTTTTGAATGAGCAATACCATAAGTTTCAACGAAAGAGGGTCTGA
- the rplE gene encoding 50S ribosomal protein L5, producing MASVQEKYKAEAPKLKEQFKLTNVMAVPKLTKVVVSVGTGKNHDKKRLELVSERLAKITGQKPSPRPAKIAIASFKSRQGDIVGMKVTLRGARMYGFLDKLLNITLPRIRDFRGYPVTGIDAMGNYTLGIKEHTIFPESADEDIKDAFGMAVTFTTTSKDKKQTEALLRAIGVPFKK from the coding sequence ATGGCATCCGTACAAGAAAAATACAAAGCAGAAGCCCCCAAGCTCAAGGAGCAGTTCAAGCTGACGAACGTGATGGCTGTGCCTAAACTGACGAAAGTAGTGGTCTCTGTTGGTACCGGCAAGAACCACGACAAGAAGCGCCTTGAGCTCGTCTCGGAACGCTTGGCTAAGATTACCGGCCAGAAGCCGTCTCCGCGCCCGGCCAAGATTGCTATCGCGTCATTCAAATCTCGCCAGGGCGATATCGTCGGTATGAAGGTGACCCTCCGCGGTGCCCGCATGTACGGCTTCCTCGATAAACTTTTGAACATCACATTGCCTCGTATCCGCGACTTCCGTGGCTATCCTGTTACAGGTATCGACGCGATGGGCAACTATACCCTGGGTATTAAAGAACACACCATCTTCCCCGAGTCAGCCGATGAAGACATCAAAGACGCCTTCGGTATGGCCGTCACCTTCACGACTACAAGCAAAGACAAGAAGCAGACCGAAGCGCTCTTAAGAGCCATCGGCGTCCCGTTCAAGAAATAG
- the rplX gene encoding 50S ribosomal protein L24 encodes MKIKKGDKVMVVKGKDRGKVAKVLRAFPADNKVLVEGVNIKKSHQKPRKQGQKGQIVEQAAPMHVSNVMIVDPKSDKPTRTGVKMIGEKKTRVTKKSGAELE; translated from the coding sequence ATGAAAATCAAAAAAGGCGACAAAGTAATGGTGGTAAAAGGTAAGGATCGTGGCAAAGTGGCCAAAGTACTCCGTGCCTTTCCTGCCGACAACAAGGTGCTTGTTGAGGGCGTCAATATCAAGAAGTCTCACCAGAAGCCACGCAAGCAAGGGCAGAAAGGTCAGATTGTGGAACAAGCCGCGCCAATGCACGTCTCGAACGTGATGATCGTAGACCCGAAGAGCGACAAGCCGACCCGCACGGGCGTGAAGATGATTGGCGAGAAGAAGACTCGCGTAACAAAGAAGTCTGGAGCAGAACTTGAATAA
- the rplN gene encoding 50S ribosomal protein L14 → MIQPRSIVKIADNTGARIGRIFKVLGGSKKHYAEIGEMVILSVQVAEPRRQIKKKDVLKAIVVRQKKAFRRKDGTYLRFDENAVVIIDKDTKKKKEPIGGRVFGPIPRELGEVGYQKIISLAPEVV, encoded by the coding sequence ATGATTCAACCACGCTCAATTGTAAAGATCGCAGACAACACCGGAGCCCGTATCGGACGCATCTTCAAGGTGCTTGGCGGTTCCAAGAAGCACTACGCCGAGATTGGCGAGATGGTTATCCTGTCCGTCCAGGTTGCCGAACCGCGCCGCCAGATCAAGAAGAAGGATGTCTTAAAGGCTATTGTGGTGCGCCAGAAGAAGGCCTTCCGCCGCAAGGACGGTACCTACCTGCGCTTCGACGAGAATGCGGTGGTTATTATCGACAAAGATACGAAGAAGAAGAAAGAGCCAATCGGCGGCCGCGTATTCGGTCCTATCCCGCGCGAGCTCGGTGAGGTCGGTTATCAGAAGATTATTTCTCTCGCACCAGAGGTGGTATAA
- the rpsQ gene encoding 30S ribosomal protein S17, translated as METKTQKTGQKIGKGLQGKILSHKMDKTAVVLVSTYKKHPKYGKFIVHDKKFKAHDEKNEYAAGDVVRMMPCRPMSKEKRFTIVEKIR; from the coding sequence ATGGAAACAAAAACACAAAAAACAGGTCAGAAAATAGGCAAGGGCTTACAAGGTAAAATCTTGTCGCACAAAATGGACAAGACTGCGGTCGTGCTCGTCTCAACCTATAAGAAACACCCGAAGTACGGCAAGTTTATCGTGCACGATAAGAAGTTTAAGGCACATGACGAGAAGAATGAGTACGCCGCAGGGGATGTCGTCCGCATGATGCCATGCCGTCCGATGTCAAAGGAGAAGCGCTTCACTATTGTCGAAAAGATAAGATAA
- the rpmC gene encoding 50S ribosomal protein L29 has protein sequence MATKHTTTHRKEVQDSGTDALKKMLGEKREALKNFRFGVSGARVKNVKASSVMKRDIARILTKLNEKK, from the coding sequence ATGGCAACGAAACACACTACAACTCATCGCAAAGAAGTTCAAGACTCAGGCACCGATGCCTTGAAGAAAATGCTCGGCGAGAAACGCGAGGCGTTAAAGAACTTCCGCTTCGGTGTCTCCGGCGCGCGAGTGAAGAACGTGAAGGCATCAAGTGTTATGAAGCGCGATATCGCCCGAATTCTGACTAAATTGAACGAGAAAAAGTAA
- the rplP gene encoding 50S ribosomal protein L16, whose protein sequence is MLLPKKVKFRKWQTGRKNTGKVRMETRGTTLAFGSFGLKTEGHDRIRSNEIEASRKAIMRCLKKTGKLWIRVFPDRPFTAKPAEVKMGKGKGDPQGYCVQVDPGRILFEIDGTDEATAREALRKAGTKLGVKTRIIAR, encoded by the coding sequence ATGTTACTCCCGAAAAAAGTAAAATTCAGAAAGTGGCAGACCGGCCGCAAAAACACAGGCAAAGTGCGCATGGAGACGCGCGGTACCACGCTCGCCTTCGGTTCATTCGGACTCAAGACCGAGGGTCACGACCGCATCCGCTCGAACGAGATTGAAGCATCCCGCAAAGCAATCATGCGATGCTTGAAGAAGACGGGTAAGCTCTGGATTCGCGTCTTCCCCGACCGACCATTCACCGCCAAGCCGGCAGAAGTGAAGATGGGTAAGGGCAAGGGCGATCCGCAAGGCTACTGCGTCCAGGTGGACCCGGGTCGTATTCTCTTTGAGATCGACGGTACCGATGAGGCAACGGCGCGCGAGGCGCTCCGCAAAGCAGGCACGAAGCTCGGCGTTAAGACAAGGATTATAGCAAGATAA
- the rpsC gene encoding 30S ribosomal protein S3, whose amino-acid sequence MSHKVHPYAHRLVILRDWRSRWYGEAGKFRSFLKADVLLREYLQKKLRPYSLDGIEFERGANSYKIIIKTARPGMIIGRSGEGVTKLRTDIMAQLKRWKIEVPKDVRLEIEEVRVPEKHAAVVAMQIAESLEKRLTFRRVMKQAIEKVSANRDVQGVRVVLSGRLGGADMSRREALMKGRLPLQTLRADIDFAREKAHMSYGDIGIKVWIYRGEIFEAAKKSQTQNEAKK is encoded by the coding sequence ATGTCACACAAAGTCCATCCATATGCACATAGATTGGTAATTCTGCGAGACTGGCGCTCGCGCTGGTATGGCGAGGCCGGCAAATTCCGTTCGTTCTTGAAGGCCGACGTGCTTCTTCGTGAATATTTACAAAAGAAATTGCGCCCGTACTCTCTGGACGGTATTGAATTCGAGCGCGGTGCCAACAGCTATAAAATCATCATCAAGACCGCCCGCCCGGGTATGATTATCGGCAGAAGTGGGGAAGGGGTAACCAAACTCCGCACCGACATCATGGCCCAGCTCAAACGCTGGAAGATCGAGGTACCAAAGGATGTGCGTCTCGAGATTGAAGAGGTCCGCGTACCGGAGAAGCATGCGGCAGTCGTCGCAATGCAGATTGCCGAGAGCTTGGAGAAGCGCCTGACATTCCGTCGCGTTATGAAGCAAGCAATCGAGAAAGTGTCCGCCAACCGCGACGTGCAAGGCGTGCGCGTCGTACTGTCCGGCCGTTTGGGCGGTGCTGATATGAGCCGCCGAGAAGCGCTGATGAAAGGACGTCTCCCGCTTCAGACACTCCGCGCCGATATCGACTTCGCTCGCGAAAAGGCGCACATGTCATATGGCGACATTGGTATCAAAGTATGGATTTATCGCGGAGAAATCTTCGAAGCCGCCAAGAAGTCGCAGACGCAGAACGAAGCAAAGAAATAA